A single region of the Deinococcus aestuarii genome encodes:
- a CDS encoding DUF6575 domain-containing protein has protein sequence MTATFIPTVGHLTVQKVYVQLDQPLLFSAKNEMGDLYLLSYASMRDDGELWMVVRITQRRLSQFERAEIDIRSVFGEPELAAVLMVEFFDDEAERTQISWLQPGDEQLEAHLPDAGIKIKPIVKPIEHKHSALGHVTYFGFVSDVAKELRRGYDVLSSEVKAIRAQNITLTGKAYGSRVDSTRESGFVINPSPFPRVQVAKHGVQGRRYEVRLGSGERGGTLVTEESVSTSVWSELGKAYA, from the coding sequence ATGACGGCAACATTTATCCCTACCGTTGGACATTTGACTGTACAGAAAGTGTATGTGCAGTTGGATCAGCCACTGCTGTTCAGCGCCAAGAATGAAATGGGCGACCTCTACTTACTCTCTTATGCAAGTATGCGAGATGACGGAGAGCTATGGATGGTCGTCCGTATCACCCAGAGACGACTCAGCCAATTTGAGAGAGCAGAGATAGACATTCGTTCCGTATTTGGCGAGCCGGAGTTGGCCGCTGTGCTTATGGTGGAGTTCTTCGACGATGAAGCCGAAAGAACACAAATATCTTGGTTACAACCAGGAGATGAGCAACTAGAGGCACATCTGCCAGATGCTGGAATAAAGATCAAACCAATTGTGAAACCTATTGAGCATAAGCACTCCGCCCTTGGACATGTCACATATTTTGGCTTTGTATCGGATGTAGCAAAGGAGCTTCGCCGAGGCTATGACGTCCTTTCCTCAGAAGTAAAAGCAATACGCGCTCAGAATATTACCCTCACAGGAAAGGCCTATGGAAGCAGAGTCGACAGCACGAGGGAGTCAGGCTTTGTCATCAACCCCTCTCCTTTTCCTAGGGTCCAAGTTGCTAAACATGGAGTGCAAGGACGTAGATATGAAGTCAGACTTGGAAGTGGAGAACGTGGAGGAACGTTGGTTACAGAAGAGTCTGTAAGCACCAGTGTATGGTCTGAGCTTGGTAAAGCATATGCCTGA
- a CDS encoding IS701 family transposase has translation MPVAQDHALPVRRFLRPFQRVLGHTRRRKGCPLYLRGLMSPLERKSLQPLAEHVAPGEYAQLHHFVTVSPWQDEPLGGVFARQAQRLVGGRDAVLIVDDTAFPKQGGCSVGVARQYCGVLGKVANCQVLVSLTLAKNDLPVPLALRLFLPKVWTDDAPRCAAVGVPQGHRLFLTKKQVALQEIDRVRRQGVTFKVVVADAGYGNSAEFRQALSARGLTWAVGVPATQKVYSTNVELLTGRRSKTGRLLVPIPNEKRICVSQLLLSLPPHQWMSRTWRTGTKGPLRARFAIMRVRVADGGEQHDGSHLPGEEVWVVGERRSTGERKYYLTNHSARTTKIEIIRDIKARWSCEQVYQQLKEELGLDHFEGRSWRGLHHHVLLCMMAMTYLQALRFSGGQTDLMTLPAARRQFGQPLPRPSTAFSTRDPPCWAPLKAVSNVKICV, from the coding sequence ATGCCCGTCGCTCAGGACCATGCTCTGCCCGTTCGGCGCTTCCTACGTCCCTTCCAACGGGTCCTGGGACATACTCGGCGCCGCAAGGGGTGTCCGCTGTACCTGCGCGGCTTAATGTCCCCCCTCGAACGCAAGAGCCTGCAACCCCTAGCTGAACATGTTGCTCCTGGCGAGTACGCCCAACTCCACCATTTTGTGACGGTCAGTCCCTGGCAGGATGAACCGTTGGGGGGCGTGTTCGCGCGCCAGGCCCAACGGTTGGTGGGAGGTCGAGACGCCGTGTTGATCGTGGATGACACGGCGTTCCCGAAGCAAGGCGGATGCAGTGTGGGGGTCGCCAGACAATATTGCGGTGTGCTGGGCAAGGTGGCGAACTGCCAAGTGTTGGTCTCGCTGACCCTCGCCAAGAACGACCTTCCGGTTCCTCTGGCGCTGCGTCTGTTCCTCCCCAAGGTGTGGACCGACGATGCACCGCGGTGTGCGGCGGTCGGTGTCCCGCAGGGACACCGACTATTCCTGACCAAGAAGCAGGTGGCCTTGCAGGAGATCGACCGGGTCCGGCGGCAAGGTGTGACGTTCAAAGTGGTGGTGGCCGATGCCGGGTATGGAAATAGCGCTGAGTTCCGCCAGGCGCTTTCTGCTCGGGGGTTGACCTGGGCGGTTGGTGTCCCAGCCACGCAAAAGGTGTACTCCACGAACGTGGAACTGCTGACAGGGAGGCGGTCCAAGACGGGGAGACTTCTGGTACCCATTCCCAATGAGAAACGCATCTGCGTTTCTCAACTCCTGCTTTCTCTCCCGCCCCACCAGTGGATGTCACGGACCTGGCGCACGGGCACCAAGGGACCTCTGCGGGCCCGTTTTGCCATCATGCGGGTTCGCGTGGCAGATGGAGGTGAGCAGCACGACGGTTCACACCTTCCCGGGGAGGAAGTCTGGGTGGTCGGAGAACGCCGTTCCACTGGGGAGCGCAAGTACTACCTGACCAATCACTCAGCCAGGACGACGAAGATCGAGATCATTCGGGACATCAAGGCGCGCTGGTCCTGTGAACAGGTGTACCAGCAGCTCAAGGAAGAACTGGGGCTCGATCACTTCGAAGGGCGCTCCTGGCGAGGTCTGCACCACCACGTTCTGCTCTGCATGATGGCCATGACCTACCTCCAAGCCCTTCGGTTCAGTGGTGGGCAGACGGACCTGATGACCTTACCTGCTGCACGACGGCAATTCGGTCAACCACTCCCCAGGCCCTCCACTGCGTTTTCCACCCGTGATCCGCCGTGTTGGGCACCCCTAAAAGCCGTTTCCAACGTCAAAATCTGTGTTTAA